Proteins from a single region of Halorubrum sp. 2020YC2:
- the hisC gene encoding histidinol-phosphate transaminase, with translation MQPRDLSDHSPYVPGRGVEEVARERGIDPDDLIKLSSNENPHGPSPAAVEAIRDHADRVNQYPKSSHTDLTARLAEKWDVDDEQVWVSPGADGSIDYLSRAALEPGDEVLVPTPGFAYYAMSSRYHHGEVSEYDLSPADGFSQDAETVLAAYGGERIVYVTSPHNPSGSTMPLDEVEAIADATAEETLVVVDEAYGEFSDVDSAIPLVDGRDDVAVLRTFSKAYGLAGLRIGYSVVPEAWGEAYARVNTPFAANELACRAALAALDDDDHVEQSIETARWAREYIAAELDAPTVDSAGNFVLAAVGDGEHVAEAAQERGVIIRDCTSFGLPEHVRISTGTREETREAVDLLNETLADLGLGVSA, from the coding sequence ATGCAGCCACGGGATCTCTCCGATCACTCGCCGTACGTGCCCGGGCGGGGCGTCGAGGAGGTCGCCCGCGAGCGCGGGATCGACCCCGACGACCTCATCAAGCTCTCTTCGAACGAGAACCCGCACGGCCCGAGTCCGGCGGCCGTCGAGGCGATCCGCGACCACGCCGACCGGGTGAACCAGTACCCGAAGTCCTCGCACACCGACCTCACCGCGAGGCTCGCGGAGAAGTGGGACGTCGACGACGAGCAGGTGTGGGTGTCGCCGGGCGCCGACGGCTCGATCGATTACCTCTCGCGGGCCGCCCTGGAGCCGGGCGACGAGGTGCTTGTTCCGACCCCCGGCTTCGCCTACTACGCGATGTCGTCGCGGTATCACCACGGGGAGGTGTCCGAGTACGACCTCTCCCCCGCCGACGGCTTCTCGCAGGACGCGGAGACGGTCTTGGCCGCCTACGGCGGCGAGCGGATCGTCTACGTCACCTCGCCGCACAACCCCTCCGGCTCGACGATGCCGCTCGACGAGGTGGAGGCGATCGCGGACGCGACCGCCGAGGAGACGCTCGTCGTCGTCGACGAGGCGTACGGCGAGTTCTCGGACGTCGACAGCGCGATCCCGCTCGTCGACGGGCGCGACGACGTGGCGGTCCTGCGCACCTTCTCGAAGGCGTACGGCCTCGCGGGGCTCCGGATCGGCTACAGCGTGGTCCCCGAGGCGTGGGGCGAGGCGTACGCCCGCGTCAACACGCCGTTCGCGGCAAACGAACTGGCCTGCCGGGCCGCGCTCGCCGCGCTCGACGACGACGACCACGTGGAGCAGTCGATCGAGACGGCCCGCTGGGCCCGCGAGTACATCGCGGCCGAACTCGACGCCCCGACCGTCGACTCCGCGGGGAACTTCGTCCTCGCCGCGGTCGGCGACGGCGAGCACGTCGCAGAGGCGGCCCAAGAGCGCGGCGTGATCATCCGGGACTGTACCTCGTTCGGCCTCCCGGAGCACGTCCGGATCTCGACGGGCACCCGCGAGGAGACCCGCGAGGCGGTCGACCTGCTCAACGAGACGCTGGCCGACCTCGGACTCGGTGTCAGCGCGTGA
- a CDS encoding zinc ribbon domain-containing protein gives MPSETSDPGAPPAACPTCGEAVPAGAGFCPDCGADLGDPADPAYCAACGEAFDDADRFCSNCGASRSSGGPTAVGAERPTEAPQRPSGADPSPSHAASTPEESSNAFRRRVQDHLDAGWEIERDDGDRVVLVDRGIGSVGIHILLFFATSGVGNLLYGWWHYSKLAERRRLVRGDETPAREPTPGSGDKTQVETVSAYLIAVLLLLIGGWIGFFAAMIGSPPAALIGLAFAGLGLGVAPPVRRRLDRRHGITEFGRQRTVDDRIVRPPESVDEACVVCGEEFERGLVRRRRDETVVAGVPIRTHSTRHNHYCADCARSEVFGDRVEPSLDDLADGDLADGEEADEPVREAADSAE, from the coding sequence ATGCCCTCCGAGACCAGCGACCCGGGCGCCCCCCCGGCCGCGTGTCCGACCTGCGGCGAGGCGGTGCCCGCCGGTGCGGGCTTCTGTCCCGACTGCGGCGCCGACCTGGGTGACCCCGCCGACCCCGCGTACTGCGCCGCGTGCGGCGAGGCGTTCGACGACGCCGACCGGTTCTGCTCCAACTGCGGCGCGTCGCGGTCGAGCGGCGGGCCGACCGCGGTCGGGGCCGAGCGTCCGACCGAGGCGCCACAGCGGCCGAGCGGCGCGGACCCCTCTCCGTCGCATGCGGCGTCGACCCCGGAAGAGAGTTCCAACGCCTTCCGCCGCCGGGTACAGGACCACCTCGACGCCGGCTGGGAGATAGAGCGGGACGACGGCGACCGCGTCGTCCTCGTCGACAGGGGGATCGGTTCCGTCGGGATCCACATCCTCCTGTTTTTCGCTACCAGCGGGGTCGGGAACCTGCTGTACGGCTGGTGGCACTACTCCAAGCTGGCCGAGCGCCGTCGGCTCGTCCGCGGCGACGAGACGCCCGCACGCGAACCCACCCCCGGTAGCGGGGACAAGACGCAGGTGGAGACCGTCTCGGCGTACCTCATCGCCGTGCTGCTGCTGCTGATCGGCGGTTGGATCGGCTTCTTCGCGGCGATGATCGGTTCCCCGCCCGCCGCGCTGATCGGACTCGCGTTCGCCGGACTCGGCCTCGGCGTGGCCCCGCCGGTGCGCCGGCGGCTCGACCGCCGCCACGGGATCACGGAGTTCGGTCGGCAGCGGACGGTCGACGACCGGATCGTCCGGCCGCCCGAGTCCGTCGACGAGGCCTGCGTCGTCTGCGGCGAGGAGTTCGAGCGCGGCCTCGTCAGGCGGCGCCGCGACGAGACGGTCGTCGCCGGCGTCCCGATCCGGACCCACTCGACCCGTCACAACCACTACTGCGCCGACTGCGCGCGGTCCGAGGTGTTCGGCGACCGCGTCGAGCCCTCGCTCGACGACCTCGCGGACGGCGACCTCGCGGACGGCGAGGAGGCCGACGAGCCCGTCCGCGAAGCGGCCGACTCGGCCGAGTGA
- a CDS encoding metal-dependent hydrolase, producing the protein MELTWHGHSTWHVVVEDTELLIDPFFDNPKTDVDPGELDPDYLLLTHGHADHVADAAEFEDATVVATPELTAYVQENFGHEHTLPAGGMNIGGTAECGDAWVTMVRADHTNGIENDPDYSAGMPAGFVIGDKKPTQESDADCTTFYHAGDTGLMSEMVDVIAPYLEPDAAALPAGDHFTMGPAGAGIAADWVGADVVFPMHYDSFGPIEIETREFVNEVKAAGAAAEPIVLDGDETYTLE; encoded by the coding sequence ATGGAACTCACCTGGCACGGCCACTCCACGTGGCACGTCGTCGTCGAGGACACGGAGCTGCTGATCGACCCGTTCTTCGACAATCCGAAGACCGACGTCGACCCCGGGGAGCTGGACCCCGACTACCTCCTCTTGACCCACGGGCACGCGGACCACGTCGCCGACGCCGCCGAGTTCGAGGACGCCACCGTGGTCGCCACCCCGGAGCTCACGGCCTACGTTCAGGAGAACTTCGGCCACGAGCACACGCTCCCGGCCGGCGGGATGAACATCGGCGGCACCGCCGAGTGCGGCGACGCGTGGGTGACGATGGTCCGCGCGGACCACACGAACGGGATCGAGAACGACCCCGACTACTCGGCCGGCATGCCGGCGGGGTTTGTCATCGGAGACAAGAAGCCGACCCAGGAGTCGGACGCCGACTGCACCACGTTCTATCACGCCGGCGACACGGGCCTGATGTCCGAGATGGTCGACGTGATCGCGCCGTACCTCGAACCGGACGCGGCCGCCCTGCCCGCCGGCGACCACTTCACCATGGGGCCCGCGGGCGCCGGCATCGCCGCCGACTGGGTGGGCGCCGACGTCGTCTTCCCGATGCACTACGACTCGTTCGGGCCGATCGAGATCGAGACCCGCGAGTTCGTCAACGAGGTGAAGGCGGCGGGCGCCGCCGCCGAGCCGATCGTCCTCGACGGCGACGAGACGTACACGCTGGAGTAG
- a CDS encoding adenylate kinase family protein — translation MDADAGADRARADRVAVTGTPGTGKSTATALLEGEYDVIHLNDRIKSDDDLWTERDDDRDTLVADLDAVREDLGDWSGVLDSHLAHRFDVDRVVVLRCRPEAIDSRLEARGESPETAAENAESEALDVILSEAVDEHGVENVYEVDATDRDPEAVADAIRAAVEGEREPSAGTVDFIDYI, via the coding sequence GTGGACGCCGACGCCGGCGCCGACCGTGCCCGCGCCGACCGCGTCGCGGTCACGGGCACCCCCGGGACCGGGAAGTCGACCGCGACGGCGCTGCTCGAAGGCGAGTACGACGTGATCCACCTCAACGACCGGATCAAGTCGGACGACGACCTCTGGACCGAGCGCGACGACGACCGCGACACGCTCGTTGCCGACCTCGACGCGGTCCGCGAGGACCTCGGAGACTGGTCCGGCGTCCTCGACTCCCATCTCGCGCACCGGTTCGACGTCGACCGCGTGGTCGTCCTGCGCTGTCGCCCGGAGGCGATCGACTCCCGGCTCGAAGCGCGGGGCGAGTCGCCCGAGACCGCCGCGGAGAACGCCGAAAGTGAGGCCCTCGACGTGATCCTCTCGGAGGCGGTCGACGAGCACGGGGTCGAGAACGTCTACGAGGTCGACGCCACCGACCGCGACCCCGAGGCGGTGGCGGACGCGATCCGCGCGGCGGTCGAGGGGGAACGCGAGCCGAGCGCGGGCACCGTGGACTTCATCGATTATATATGA
- a CDS encoding GTPase: MSRDHDATDDADESGRGSDADAPAADATPAVVAARADGEPPDTTEIRELAVAAGYAVVGEVSQRRREDPTYGLGRGKAEDLMRLAADVGAEAVIYDGGLSPGQTFSLGDLLPTGTAVIDRPRLALELFAGAADSRAADRQLELARLRYELPRLREAVARDASEDVRLRPEGDGRVRDVERRIESAERALDEIADDRAARRAERRDAGFDLVAVAGYADAGKSTLARRLAGEVDDEEAFAAADRPFETLSTTTRRATIGGRRTLLTDTVGFLDGLPHEALRSFRTTLDAVRAADCALLVADASDDPADLRRKLRASLSAVEATDGPAIPVLSKADAAGADGLAAAVEAYEDAVSDLDPRESPVVDALRAPVPVSARDGTGLAALADAVADALPTATATAEVPNGGDAQAALSWAYDRGVVAGVDYAGETVAVDLAGRPDVVAEAERRLADSGSSP; this comes from the coding sequence ATGTCACGAGACCACGACGCGACGGACGACGCCGACGAATCGGGTCGAGGGAGCGACGCCGACGCCCCGGCCGCGGACGCGACGCCGGCCGTCGTCGCCGCGCGGGCCGACGGCGAGCCGCCGGACACGACGGAGATCCGTGAACTGGCCGTCGCGGCCGGCTACGCGGTGGTCGGTGAGGTCAGCCAGCGCCGCCGCGAGGACCCGACGTACGGCCTCGGTCGCGGGAAGGCCGAGGACCTGATGCGGCTCGCGGCCGACGTCGGCGCCGAGGCAGTGATCTACGACGGGGGGTTATCGCCCGGCCAGACGTTCTCGCTGGGCGACCTCCTTCCGACCGGGACCGCGGTGATCGACCGCCCGCGGCTCGCCTTGGAGCTCTTCGCCGGCGCCGCCGACTCCCGGGCCGCCGACAGACAGCTGGAGCTGGCGCGGCTGCGCTACGAGCTCCCCCGACTCCGGGAGGCCGTCGCCCGCGACGCGAGCGAGGACGTGCGGCTCCGACCGGAGGGGGACGGCCGCGTCCGCGACGTCGAGAGGCGCATCGAGTCCGCGGAGCGCGCGCTCGACGAAATCGCGGACGACCGGGCGGCGCGGCGGGCGGAGCGCCGGGACGCCGGCTTCGACCTGGTCGCCGTCGCGGGCTACGCCGACGCCGGCAAGTCGACGCTCGCGCGGCGACTCGCCGGCGAGGTCGACGACGAGGAGGCGTTCGCGGCCGCCGACCGCCCGTTCGAGACCCTCTCGACGACGACGCGGCGGGCGACGATCGGCGGCCGACGGACCCTGCTCACCGACACCGTCGGCTTCCTCGACGGGCTTCCGCACGAGGCGCTGCGCTCGTTCCGGACGACCCTCGACGCGGTCCGGGCGGCGGACTGCGCGCTGCTCGTCGCGGACGCGAGCGACGACCCCGCCGACCTCCGGCGGAAGCTCCGGGCGTCGCTGTCGGCCGTCGAGGCGACCGACGGTCCGGCGATCCCCGTGCTGTCCAAGGCGGACGCGGCCGGAGCCGACGGACTCGCCGCCGCGGTCGAGGCGTACGAGGACGCCGTCTCCGACCTCGACCCCCGGGAGTCGCCGGTCGTCGACGCCCTCCGCGCCCCCGTCCCGGTCAGCGCGCGCGACGGGACGGGCCTCGCTGCCCTCGCAGACGCGGTGGCGGACGCGCTCCCGACGGCGACGGCGACCGCGGAGGTCCCGAACGGCGGCGACGCGCAGGCCGCGCTCTCGTGGGCGTACGACCGGGGCGTCGTCGCGGGCGTCGACTACGCGGGTGAGACGGTTGCCGTTGACCTCGCGGGACGCCCCGACGTCGTCGCGGAGGCGGAGCGGCGGCTGGCGGACTCCGGCTCGTCGCCGTGA
- a CDS encoding fumarylacetoacetate hydrolase family protein — protein sequence MYRARFRDPAGSIREGEYDPATDTVAFGGEEYALSDPDIDVLAPTDPSKIVCIGRNYADHAEELGNDVPDRPLLFLKPPNAVASHGDTVTVPAGKDRIDWEAEFAVVIGEQCKAVDAADAMDAVAGFTCMNDVSNRDDQNREQNWVRGKAFDGAAPLGPVLATPDEVPADASVELRVNGETKQSSDREHMIFDVPTLIEEITTYLTLEPGDVIATGTPEGVGALSDGDTVEVEVEGVGTLEHDVRIP from the coding sequence ATGTACCGCGCACGGTTCCGCGACCCGGCCGGATCGATCCGCGAGGGCGAGTACGACCCGGCGACCGACACGGTCGCCTTCGGCGGCGAGGAGTACGCGCTCTCCGACCCGGACATCGACGTGCTCGCGCCGACCGACCCCTCGAAGATCGTCTGTATCGGCCGCAACTACGCCGACCACGCCGAGGAGCTCGGCAACGACGTGCCCGACCGCCCGCTGCTCTTCTTAAAGCCCCCGAACGCGGTGGCGAGCCACGGGGACACGGTGACCGTCCCGGCCGGCAAAGACCGGATCGACTGGGAGGCGGAGTTCGCCGTCGTGATCGGCGAGCAGTGCAAGGCGGTCGACGCCGCGGACGCGATGGACGCCGTCGCCGGGTTCACCTGTATGAACGACGTGTCGAACCGCGACGACCAGAACCGCGAGCAGAACTGGGTGCGCGGAAAGGCGTTCGACGGCGCCGCGCCGCTGGGTCCGGTGCTCGCGACGCCCGACGAGGTGCCCGCCGACGCGAGCGTCGAACTCCGGGTCAACGGGGAGACGAAGCAGTCGAGCGACCGCGAGCACATGATCTTCGACGTGCCGACGCTGATCGAGGAGATCACGACGTACCTCACGCTCGAACCCGGCGACGTGATCGCGACGGGCACCCCCGAGGGCGTCGGCGCGCTCTCCGACGGCGACACCGTCGAGGTGGAGGTCGAGGGCGTCGGCACCCTCGAACACGACGTTCGGATCCCCTGA